In the genome of Equus asinus isolate D_3611 breed Donkey chromosome 9, EquAss-T2T_v2, whole genome shotgun sequence, one region contains:
- the LOC106827120 gene encoding transmembrane emp24 domain-containing protein 9-like: protein MEKYQPSPQWINLFVFVKDPENKNLLARQYGPQGSFTFTSQSPGEHQICLHLESIRFALFYDGKLAIHLDMQLGEHTNDYTEIAANDKLTLLHLRVQQLVEQVEQIQKEQEYQRWREERFRQTSESTNQRVLWWSILQTFILVAIGIWQMQHLKSFFKAKKLV, encoded by the exons ATGGAAAAGTACCAGCCCTCCCCGCAGTGGATCAATTTATTTGTGTTTGTGAAGGACCCGGAGAACAAG AACCTTCTGGCCCGTCAGTATGGTCCTCAGGGCAGCTTCACCTTCACCTCCCAGTCTCCTGGCGAGCATCAGATCTGCCTTCACCTGGAGTCCATCCGGTTCGCTCTCTTCTATGACGGCAAGCTG GCCATCCACTTGGACATGCAGTTGGGTGAACACACCAATGATTATACGGAAATTGCAGCCAACGACAAGCTGACCCTGCTGCATCTGCGCGTGCAGCAGCTGGTGGAGCAGGTGGAACAGATCCAGAAGGAGCAGGAGTACCAGAGG TGGCGAGAGGAACGCTTCCGGCAGACCAGCGAGAGCACCAACCAGCGGGTGCTGTGGTGGTCCATTCTGCAGACCTTCATCCTTGTGGCCATTGGCATCTGGCAGATGCAGCACCTCAAGAGCTTCTTTAAAGCTAAGAAGCTGGTGTAG